The following are from one region of the Sulfurimicrobium lacus genome:
- the rsmI gene encoding 16S rRNA (cytidine(1402)-2'-O)-methyltransferase has protein sequence MSGVGTLYVVATPIGNLRDITLRALEILKSAHIIAAEDTRNTSHLLGHFGISAKLVALHEHNELVAAPRIIEALQSGKTVALVSDAGTPAVSDPGTILVHAVRAAGLPVVPLPGPSAVICALSAAGLEAPHFLFYGFLPSKPANRRKALAPLLPLPYTLAFYEAPHRIVETVDDLLAVLGGEREIVFARELTKVFESIHGCKLADAPAWLAGDPNRQRGEFVLLVSGAPPVEEQGVSAEAQRILALLLAELPLKQAVKLAAEISGEKKNALYDLALQLK, from the coding sequence ATAAGTGGTGTCGGAACATTATATGTGGTTGCCACGCCGATTGGAAATTTGCGGGACATCACGCTGCGCGCGCTGGAGATATTGAAGTCGGCGCATATCATCGCCGCCGAGGATACCCGCAATACATCCCACTTGCTGGGGCATTTCGGCATTTCCGCCAAGCTGGTGGCATTGCATGAGCATAACGAGCTGGTCGCCGCGCCCAGGATCATCGAGGCGCTGCAGTCGGGCAAAACCGTGGCGCTGGTGTCCGACGCCGGCACGCCAGCAGTAAGCGACCCGGGCACGATCCTGGTGCACGCGGTGCGCGCGGCGGGTCTGCCCGTGGTGCCGCTGCCCGGACCCAGCGCCGTCATCTGCGCGCTTTCGGCCGCGGGTCTGGAAGCGCCGCATTTTCTCTTCTACGGCTTCCTGCCTTCCAAGCCCGCCAACCGGCGCAAGGCGCTGGCGCCGCTGCTACCCTTGCCCTACACCCTGGCGTTTTACGAGGCGCCGCACCGCATCGTGGAAACGGTGGACGACCTGCTGGCGGTGCTGGGCGGCGAGCGGGAAATCGTCTTCGCGCGTGAGCTGACCAAAGTGTTCGAGAGCATTCACGGCTGCAAGCTGGCCGACGCGCCGGCCTGGCTGGCGGGCGACCCCAACCGCCAGCGCGGCGAATTCGTGTTGCTGGTGTCGGGCGCGCCGCCGGTCGAGGAACAAGGCGTGAGCGCAGAGGCGCAGCGCATCCTGGCGCTGTTGCTGGCCGAGCTGCCTCTCAAGCAGGCCGTCAAGCTGGCGGCCGAGATCAGCGGCGAGAAGAAAAATGCCCTCTACGACCTGGCCTTGCAGTTAAAATAA
- a CDS encoding penicillin-binding protein activator, with product MQRFLTFLLMFFAVTLAACASAPERPVSVESRPLANARPIPQAEVTLSPLARVAPPAATAVDTPLQPLGAAAPATAKNAHIALLLPLNSPAFGRAAEAVKQGFMAATSVQAGDLPIRVYPSGDQPDDIVAAYSRATQAGARIVVGPLTKNGVSALAASNQVSVPTLALNQPESLSDIPPQLYVLALAADIEARQIAQAAFGEGRKTAVIVASGNSLAKRMQLAFADEWTQLGGELVSQLNFSGSNPDAVRDALQRHPADMLFLAMDGGEARQLRPYLSSDQPIYATSQIYAGKNNPEKYYDLNGIHFIDMPWLLQPDHLAVMVYPRPQAQFSADLERLYALGIDAWRLALLLQAAPTSTPLTLDGVTGRLSLDKGHQIERAGVLAVFRDGDAAPLTP from the coding sequence ATGCAACGTTTCCTCACTTTTTTGCTGATGTTTTTTGCCGTAACGCTGGCGGCCTGTGCGAGCGCCCCGGAACGGCCGGTTAGTGTCGAATCGCGGCCGCTGGCCAATGCCAGACCCATTCCTCAAGCCGAGGTCACGCTCTCCCCGCTGGCCAGAGTTGCCCCCCCCGCAGCCACGGCCGTGGATACGCCGCTCCAGCCGCTGGGTGCCGCTGCACCGGCCACCGCCAAAAATGCGCATATCGCGCTATTGCTGCCGCTCAACTCGCCCGCTTTTGGCCGCGCCGCCGAAGCGGTAAAACAAGGTTTCATGGCCGCCACCTCAGTCCAGGCCGGCGATCTTCCGATCAGGGTCTACCCCAGCGGCGACCAGCCTGACGACATTGTGGCCGCATACAGTCGGGCAACGCAAGCCGGCGCCCGAATTGTCGTTGGCCCGCTGACCAAGAACGGCGTAAGCGCTCTTGCCGCCAGCAATCAGGTCAGCGTCCCGACGCTGGCGCTGAACCAGCCGGAATCGCTCAGCGATATCCCGCCGCAGCTCTATGTGCTGGCACTGGCGGCAGACATCGAAGCCCGGCAGATCGCCCAAGCCGCCTTTGGCGAAGGCCGCAAAACAGCCGTCATCGTCGCCTCCGGCAACAGCCTGGCGAAGCGCATGCAGCTCGCCTTTGCCGACGAATGGACGCAGCTCGGCGGCGAACTGGTCAGCCAGCTCAACTTCAGTGGTTCCAACCCCGATGCCGTACGCGACGCATTGCAACGACACCCGGCGGACATGCTGTTTCTCGCCATGGACGGCGGAGAAGCCCGCCAGCTGCGGCCTTATCTCAGCTCCGACCAGCCCATCTATGCGACTTCGCAAATTTACGCGGGAAAAAATAACCCGGAAAAATACTACGACCTGAACGGCATCCATTTCATCGACATGCCATGGTTGCTACAGCCGGACCATCTGGCCGTGATGGTCTACCCGCGCCCCCAGGCACAGTTCAGCGCCGATCTTGAACGCCTTTACGCCTTGGGCATCGACGCCTGGCGCCTGGCATTGCTGTTGCAAGCCGCACCAACCAGCACGCCCCTCACTCTCGACGGGGTAACCGGCCGACTGAGCCTGGACAAGGGGCATCAGATCGAACGCGCTGGGGTGCTGGCGGTGTTTCGCGATGGAGACGCCGCACCATTGACACCGTGA
- a CDS encoding Sfum_1244 family protein — protein sequence MDLSSLRDTVQRNCHISDALHARNYTLCTYLLKMREFYRWEKGFPFDVSLPKDDLGDWITEREALWEQLEIDRFEPLRLGQSQIDPFETSVINQELTAQGLVYSGGYGGYAAPHFFLAELLRTERREGLPVLIAGREHARDMAAPPAMLLDGTLFIRRESMRRMLWEKIEEWRWKQHQDAMARAMAQYDFDADFTQALEQMTDNEVESALLHEIGEWRAEALLGEDWPALLLAVSGSRGEIVARAVRDHLADCTSTLPTLLDQENAAGLHFYFANLKGMRRELFPELSEAYQSWVEGGRLQALRAMVQQGAPRWSETAMHLLQLHRENPGSCAVEIGRLYAK from the coding sequence ATGGATCTATCCAGCCTGCGCGACACCGTCCAGCGCAACTGCCACATCAGCGACGCCCTGCATGCGCGCAATTACACCCTGTGCACCTACTTGCTCAAGATGCGCGAGTTCTACCGCTGGGAGAAAGGCTTCCCGTTCGATGTTTCGCTGCCGAAAGACGACTTGGGGGACTGGATCACCGAACGAGAAGCCTTATGGGAGCAGCTGGAGATCGACCGCTTCGAGCCGCTGCGTTTGGGACAAAGCCAAATCGACCCGTTCGAAACTTCCGTCATCAACCAGGAACTCACCGCGCAGGGGCTGGTTTACAGCGGAGGCTATGGCGGCTACGCGGCGCCTCACTTTTTCCTCGCCGAGCTGTTGCGCACCGAGCGGCGCGAGGGACTGCCAGTGCTCATCGCCGGACGCGAGCATGCGCGCGATATGGCCGCGCCGCCGGCCATGCTGCTCGACGGCACCCTGTTCATCCGGCGCGAATCGATGCGCCGCATGCTGTGGGAAAAAATCGAGGAGTGGCGCTGGAAACAGCATCAGGACGCCATGGCGCGCGCCATGGCGCAGTACGACTTCGACGCCGACTTTACGCAGGCTCTGGAACAGATGACCGACAACGAAGTGGAGTCCGCACTGCTGCATGAAATCGGGGAATGGCGCGCGGAGGCGCTACTGGGCGAAGACTGGCCGGCGCTGCTGCTGGCCGTCTCCGGCTCGCGCGGCGAAATCGTGGCGCGGGCGGTGCGCGACCACCTGGCCGACTGCACCTCCACCCTGCCGACACTGCTGGACCAGGAAAACGCAGCCGGGCTGCATTTCTATTTTGCCAACCTCAAGGGCATGCGGCGCGAGCTGTTCCCCGAGCTGAGCGAGGCCTACCAGAGCTGGGTCGAGGGAGGCCGATTGCAGGCCCTGCGCGCCATGGTGCAGCAAGGTGCGCCGCGCTGGTCGGAAACGGCGATGCACCTGCTGCAACTGCATCGCGAGAACCCGGGATCCTGCGCCGTCGAAATCGGGCGCCTGTATGCGAAATAA
- a CDS encoding YraN family protein, whose translation MIQLGQDAENLSAEFLQRQGLRLVTRNYRCRMGEIDLVMDDRGTLVFVEVRLRNNNHFGGAGASITAHKQGKLIRAAQHYLQQQAVQPPCRFDAVLLDGGRLEWIKDAFSA comes from the coding sequence GTGATCCAGCTCGGCCAGGACGCGGAAAACCTTTCCGCCGAATTCCTGCAACGGCAAGGGCTCCGGCTGGTGACGCGAAATTACCGTTGCCGCATGGGCGAAATCGACCTGGTCATGGACGATCGCGGCACGCTGGTCTTCGTCGAGGTGCGGCTGCGCAACAACAATCATTTCGGCGGCGCGGGCGCCAGCATCACCGCCCACAAGCAGGGCAAGCTGATTCGCGCCGCGCAGCATTATTTACAGCAACAAGCGGTCCAGCCGCCTTGCCGCTTCGACGCCGTGCTGCTGGACGGCGGCAGGCTGGAGTGGATCAAGGATGCATTTAGCGCCTAA
- the pyrC gene encoding dihydroorotase encodes MDTLTLTRPDDWHLHLRDGADMQAVLPDTARRFGRAIVMPNLRPPVTTTELALAYRQRILDALPAGSDFEPLMTLYLTDNTAPAEIARAKASGVVHGVKLYPAGATTNSDSGVTDILKCHAALEAMQEHDLPLLVHGEETHPLVDVFDREQVFIGKVLVPLLDRYPRLRVVFEHITTRQAVEFVKAAPATVAATITAHHLLYSRNAMFAGGMRPHMFCLPVLKREEHRWALIGAATSGNPKFFLGTDSAPHARHAKESACGCAGIYSAHAALELYAEAFEAAKALDKLEAFASFYGADFYRLPRNRDKVTLRKQSWEVPAELPFGDGKLVPLRAGESLSWTLD; translated from the coding sequence ATGGACACGCTGACCCTCACCCGCCCTGACGACTGGCATCTGCACCTGCGCGACGGCGCCGACATGCAGGCCGTGCTGCCCGATACCGCACGCCGCTTCGGGCGCGCCATCGTGATGCCCAACCTGCGTCCGCCGGTAACGACGACCGAACTGGCGTTGGCCTACCGTCAGCGCATTCTGGACGCCCTGCCTGCCGGTTCCGATTTTGAGCCGCTGATGACGCTGTACCTCACCGACAACACCGCGCCCGCGGAAATCGCGCGCGCCAAGGCCAGCGGCGTGGTGCACGGCGTCAAGCTCTACCCGGCAGGCGCTACCACCAATTCCGATTCCGGCGTCACCGACATCCTCAAGTGCCACGCCGCGCTGGAAGCGATGCAGGAACACGACCTGCCGCTCCTGGTCCACGGCGAGGAGACCCACCCCCTGGTCGACGTGTTCGACCGCGAGCAGGTGTTCATCGGCAAGGTGCTGGTGCCGCTGCTGGACCGCTACCCTCGCCTGCGGGTGGTGTTCGAACACATCACCACCCGTCAGGCGGTGGAATTCGTCAAGGCTGCGCCAGCCACTGTCGCCGCCACCATCACCGCTCATCACCTGCTGTACAGCCGCAACGCCATGTTCGCCGGCGGCATGCGCCCGCACATGTTCTGCCTGCCGGTGCTGAAGCGGGAAGAGCACCGCTGGGCGCTGATCGGCGCCGCCACCAGCGGCAACCCCAAGTTCTTCCTCGGCACCGACAGCGCACCGCACGCCAGACATGCCAAGGAATCGGCCTGCGGCTGCGCCGGTATCTACAGCGCCCACGCTGCGCTGGAACTCTATGCCGAAGCTTTCGAAGCGGCCAAGGCGCTGGACAAGCTCGAGGCCTTTGCCAGTTTTTACGGCGCGGATTTTTACCGCCTGCCGCGCAACCGGGACAAAGTCACGCTGCGCAAGCAAAGCTGGGAAGTGCCTGCCGAACTGCCGTTCGGCGACGGCAAGCTGGTGCCGCTACGGGCGGGAGAGTCGTTAAGCTGGACGCTCGACTAG
- a CDS encoding adenylate/guanylate cyclase domain-containing protein, with protein MHTLLFVDDEPDIVDTLERTFRKGYRTLRATTGAEAIEIIGSETLDLIICDQRMPGITGDQVLKYALEHQPKAIRILLTGYADMEALVRCINDAQIYKYLPKPWEPEMLRLTVVRALESLDMERQKQLVTSALGCYVSAKVVEQIMADPSRLQLGGERKTLTMLFSDLESFSLLAERLEPELLTTLLNDYLSDMTDIILDEGGTVDKYLGDAIVAFWNAPLDQPDHASRACRAALRCQQRLEERADDYRSRTGSTLKARIGLHTGEVIVGNMGSRTRFDYSMIGDAANLASRLESANKAFGTHIMVSEATWNEIGAEFVGREIGVVKVTGRTAPVRVFELAGLAGAATRYDMAAYNEAQALCQAGRWAEAEMRFSAMPDDTLCRLHAETCSKAQINGGWDGVWLLETK; from the coding sequence GGCAACAACCGGGGCTGAGGCTATCGAAATTATCGGCAGTGAAACGCTGGACCTTATCATTTGCGACCAGCGCATGCCCGGCATCACCGGGGACCAAGTCCTGAAATATGCCTTGGAGCATCAGCCCAAAGCCATCCGTATTCTGCTTACCGGTTACGCCGACATGGAAGCCCTGGTGCGCTGCATCAACGATGCGCAGATATATAAATATCTGCCCAAACCCTGGGAGCCCGAGATGCTGCGCCTCACCGTGGTGCGCGCGCTGGAAAGCCTGGACATGGAGCGGCAGAAGCAACTTGTCACCTCCGCTCTGGGTTGTTATGTAAGCGCCAAGGTGGTCGAACAGATCATGGCCGATCCTTCACGCCTGCAGCTGGGCGGCGAGCGCAAGACGCTGACGATGCTGTTTTCCGACCTGGAAAGCTTTTCTCTCCTGGCCGAGCGCCTGGAACCAGAACTGCTCACCACGCTCCTCAATGACTATTTGAGCGACATGACAGACATCATTCTGGACGAAGGGGGCACAGTTGATAAATATCTGGGCGATGCCATTGTCGCCTTCTGGAATGCGCCGCTGGACCAGCCGGATCATGCCAGCCGAGCCTGCCGCGCGGCATTGCGTTGCCAGCAGCGCCTGGAAGAAAGAGCGGATGATTACCGATCCAGAACCGGTTCTACCTTAAAAGCGCGTATCGGGTTACATACGGGTGAAGTAATCGTCGGCAACATGGGGAGCAGAACGCGTTTCGATTATTCGATGATAGGGGATGCCGCCAATTTGGCATCGCGACTGGAAAGCGCAAACAAGGCTTTCGGTACCCACATCATGGTGTCGGAAGCCACCTGGAACGAAATCGGTGCAGAATTTGTTGGTCGCGAAATAGGCGTAGTTAAGGTGACCGGGCGCACTGCGCCAGTACGAGTATTCGAACTGGCAGGCCTAGCCGGCGCGGCAACGCGCTATGACATGGCTGCTTACAATGAAGCACAAGCTCTTTGCCAGGCTGGACGCTGGGCGGAAGCCGAAATGCGATTCAGCGCCATGCCTGACGACACCTTGTGCCGCCTGCATGCCGAAACCTGCAGCAAAGCCCAGATCAACGGTGGCTGGGACGGCGTTTGGCTACTGGAAACCAAATGA